In the [Clostridium] colinum genome, one interval contains:
- a CDS encoding BaiN/RdsA family NAD(P)/FAD-dependent oxidoreductase, which produces MKKTLAIIGGGAVGLSSAIHAHNLSKDNINIIILEKMDRVGKKILATGNGRCNFTNINTTYKNFYGKDKLFTKYFLEQFSPQDTIEFFYSLGVLHTVLENGKVYPYSEQASSILDALRNKIDSLNIPIKTEFDVKAINKKKSQFKIVSTKNETILADKIILATGGVASPNLGSNGSGIKILKSLGHSCTSLTPALVQLKTPPEKVKSLKGIKITGNLKMYNNTTFLKEEFGEILFTDYGISGPPVFQLSTLFARYNNLIAYIDFMPNFSQEKVFKILKDRKNILSYTNMENYFNGLLNKRLGNIIAKNSGIEKLSFLVKNLTDDMLKNMAYLIKNYKLPILDTNGFNNAQVTAGGINTDEFNNKTLESKIIKGLYCAGEILDVVGDCGGFNLQWAWSSSYVCTKACVEDIN; this is translated from the coding sequence ATGAAAAAAACATTAGCTATTATAGGTGGTGGTGCTGTTGGTCTTTCATCTGCTATACACGCTCACAATTTATCAAAAGATAATATAAACATAATAATACTTGAAAAAATGGATAGAGTTGGCAAAAAAATATTAGCAACTGGTAATGGCCGCTGTAACTTTACAAATATTAATACAACATATAAAAATTTTTATGGTAAAGATAAACTTTTTACTAAATATTTTTTAGAACAGTTTTCACCTCAAGACACAATAGAGTTTTTTTATAGCTTAGGTGTTTTACACACAGTTTTAGAAAATGGAAAAGTTTATCCATATAGCGAACAAGCTTCTAGCATATTAGATGCTCTTAGAAATAAAATAGACAGTTTAAATATACCTATAAAAACAGAATTTGATGTAAAAGCAATAAATAAAAAAAAATCACAGTTTAAAATAGTATCTACAAAAAATGAAACTATTTTAGCAGATAAAATAATATTAGCAACAGGTGGAGTTGCTAGTCCAAACTTAGGTTCAAACGGCAGTGGCATAAAAATATTAAAATCTTTAGGTCATAGTTGTACAAGCCTTACGCCAGCTTTGGTACAGCTAAAAACTCCTCCAGAAAAAGTAAAATCATTAAAAGGTATAAAAATAACAGGTAATTTAAAAATGTATAATAATACTACATTTTTAAAAGAAGAATTTGGAGAGATACTTTTTACAGACTATGGTATATCTGGGCCACCTGTTTTTCAACTTTCCACCTTGTTTGCAAGATATAATAATTTAATAGCATATATAGATTTTATGCCAAATTTTTCACAAGAAAAAGTTTTTAAAATATTAAAAGATAGAAAAAATATATTAAGTTATACCAATATGGAAAATTACTTTAATGGTCTTTTAAACAAACGTTTAGGAAATATTATTGCTAAAAATAGTGGTATAGAAAAGTTATCTTTTTTAGTAAAAAATTTAACAGATGATATGCTTAAAAATATGGCTTATTTAATAAAAAACTATAAACTTCCAATTTTAGATACTAACGGGTTTAATAATGCTCAAGTAACTGCCGGAGGTATTAACACTGATGAATTTAACAATAAAACTTTAGAATCTAAAATAATAAAAGGATTATATTGTGCCGGTGAAATATTAGATGTTGTTGGAGATTGTGGTGGATTTAATCTCCAATGGGCTTGGTCCTCTTCCTATGTTTGTACAAAGGCTTGCGTAGAAGATATTAATTAG